The nucleotide window AACCAAGACACAGATGGGCTTGCTCAATCCTTTTTGCCCGCGCTCCTTTATTGTTAAGCAAAATAGGCGGTGTTTCGGAAATCGAGGGGGCCTTTCTTGCCGAGAACCCGGAAAATTGAGATTCTGCAAAGGATAACAATCCATCATCTATTTTTCCCGCCATTGATAGAACGACGTTATCAGGCCGGTAATGGGTATGGATAAAATTATATAATTGTTCACGGCTAAACGTGGGAACTGTTTTCTCCGTACCGAGAATCGGTCGCCCCAATGAATGGTCTCCGTAAGCGACGGCATCGAGGTCGTCATGCACGACATCATCAGCTGTATCCTCAACCATGCGGATTTCTTCAAGAACGACATTCCGTTCTTTTGCCAGTTCCTCTTCATCAAAAATAGAGTTAAAAAACATATCACTTAAAATATCGACGGCTTCTTTCCCGTGTTTATCCATGACTTTCGCGTAAAAACATGTATATTCTTTCGCCGTAAAAGCATTGACATACCCGCCAATGCGGTCGAAGCTTTCTGCAATCTCGGTTGCCGATCGTTTTTTTGTTCCCTTAAACAGCATATGTTCGAGAAAATGAGTTATGCCGTTTTCTTCTTCCTTTTCATCCCGCGATCCTGTGTAAATCCAAATGCCGATGGAAAGCGAGCGCACATGTTCCATCGGTTCATAAACGAGGCGCAGCCCGTTTGGTAAATTCATTCGTTGAACAATAGCTCATCGTCCTCCTCTTCCTCTGATGATCTTTGTGGTCCGCTCATCCGATTTTCACTCATGACTGAAGAGATCGTGCCTATCTCCAAATCCTGATCCCGAATCTGCTCAATCATCGCGCCGATGCTTTCAGCTGTCGGCTCTGTAGGGTGCATCAGGACGGTCGCGCCCGGATGTATTTGATTCGTTACTCGTTCCACCATAGCATCCGGATCGGGATTTTGCCAATCAATCGTATCGACGGTCCACAGCACGGTATACATGCCCAGTTCGTGGGCTATTTCCACGACTTCATTCCTGAAACTTCCCGATGGTGGCGTAAACCATTGCGGATCTTCATTTAATGTTGCTTCAATTACTTCATTCGTTTCTTCCAATTCGCTTCTTATTTCTTCAGTCGATAAAGAAGCCATATCAGAATGGGAATATGCATGGTTGCCTATTTCATGGCCTTCTTCCTTAATCATGCGGGCGATCCGGGGATAGTCGCGTACCCAAGACCCATCCAGAAAAAACGTTGCCTGTACATCCTGTTCATTTAACTCATTCAAAATGGTTGGAAGATGCTCGTTCCCCCAGGCAACATTTATGACAAAGCCGACCATCGGCTTGTTTGGATTTGCTTTATAAAAAGGCGTTGGTGGCAAATCTTCATAGGACACTTCAGGGACCGTATCACGGAAAACAAGGAGTTCTTCGGCGTAACGGTCATGTTCTTTCATGTTTTCATATGATTCCGAAACATCAATCACACGACCATTATAACCGGGAATTCCTTTCCAAACGTCATCAATGAAAGCGTCAATGGGGGGTTCATTGAACTCCTCTTGTGCTTCTTGAATCTGCTGGCGGATATCTTCCCCGCTTTCTTCGGTTTGCAATTCTTCTGCTTCTTCCGTCCATGTATCAACGGTATCCTCCGATGTATGGGGAAGTTGCCAAGCGGTAAAGCCTACAATGACAACGAGAAGACCTATGAACAATTGTAAAAACCTCGTTTTAAACATCATTTTGCTCACCCCTCGTCCCATTTTATGCGAGAGTTAAAGCGTTATGTTATGTGTATGAGGTTATGTGGTGCCAAAAAAAGCAGTAAAAAAACTTGGTGTTCGACCAAGTTTCTCTTCAGTAATGATCAATTATTCTTCGTTTAACAACACTTTTCGGGATAGATTTACGCGACCTTGCTGATCGATTTCCGTTACTTTCACGTTAATCTTGTCCCCGATTTTTACAACATCTTCTACTTTGTTCACACGCTCTTTCGCTAGTTGGGAAATGTGGACGAGTCCATCCCTTCCTTTGAATAATTCCACAAATGCCCCGAATTTCTCAATTCGTTTCACTTTGCCTTCGTAGGTTTGCCCGACTTCAACCTCGCGGACAATATCTTCGATCGTCTTTTTTGCTTTTTCGTTCGCGCCTGCATCCGTTGAAGAAATGTAGACGGTTCCGTCTTGTTCAATATCAATTTTTACGCCTGTATCTTCGATAATCTGGTTAATCATTTTCCCGCTCGGTCCAATAACATCGCGAATTTTGTCCGGTTTAATATGCATCGTAAGAATTTTCGGTGCGTAAGCGGACAATTCCGGCCGGGATGTGCTGATAACATCGAGCATGCTTTTTAACACTTGCATACGGGCATTACGGGCTTGATCCAAAGCTTCTTTCAACACTTCACGGGTGATGCCTTCGATCTTAATGTCCATTTGCAAGGCGGTTACCCCTTCGGAGGTTCCGGCCACTTTAAAGTCCATGTCCCCAAGGGCGTCTTCCATTCCTTGAATATCGGTTAACACGGTTACGTCCTCTTCTTCTTTTACAAGCCCCATGGCAATTCCGGCAACCGGTGATTTGATTGGAACGCCGGCATCCATCATCGCGAGTGTACTCGCGCAAATGCTGGCCTGTGATGAGGAACCGTTGGATTCCAAAACTTCGGAAACGAGTCGGATCGTATACGGAAACGCATCCTCATCGGGGATCACTCTTTCCAATGCCCGCTCGCCAAGTGCTCCGTGTCCGATTTCCCGACGTCCGGGTGCACGCATCGGGCCTGTCTCCCCAACGCTAAAAGGCGGAAAATTGTAATGGTGCATAAACCGTTTCGATTCTTCCTCACCGAGACCATCGATGATTTGTACGTCTCCGAGGGCGCCCAACGTACAAACGCTGAGGGCTTGTGTTTGCCCGCGCGTGAATAATCCCGATCCGTGGGTACGCGGCAAAAGCTGAACTTCAGAAGAAAGATCCCGAATGTCTTCCCGACCGCGTCCATCGGGGCGAATATTTTCTTTCGTAATCAAACGGCGAAATTCTTTTTTGAGAAGGCTTTGCAGAATTTCCTTTACATCTTCATGATGTTCTTCGTCAAAGTTGGCAAGGATGGATGCTTCCACTTCTTTAATGGCCACATCACGGGCATGTTTTTCTTTGACGAGCACTGCTTCTTTCAATTGCCCCTCGGCTTGATGGCGGACGTCCG belongs to Salicibibacter cibi and includes:
- a CDS encoding M16 family metallopeptidase, yielding MVQRMNLPNGLRLVYEPMEHVRSLSIGIWIYTGSRDEKEEENGITHFLEHMLFKGTKKRSATEIAESFDRIGGYVNAFTAKEYTCFYAKVMDKHGKEAVDILSDMFFNSIFDEEELAKERNVVLEEIRMVEDTADDVVHDDLDAVAYGDHSLGRPILGTEKTVPTFSREQLYNFIHTHYRPDNVVLSMAGKIDDGLLSFAESQFSGFSARKAPSISETPPILLNNKGARAKRIEQAHLCLGFSGVPVRDDELYAMVLFNQLLGGSMSSRLFQEIREQRGLAYAVFSDHVAYRDGGMLTVYAGTAPTHVDEVLEAILAMVERFASEEVDGKDLKDVKSQVQGSMVLGLESTSSRMSRNGKNELSLETHSSLDTVTERIAAVTSGEIQNVAQKLYENDYALSIISPDGKLPKGRSKLSPLA
- a CDS encoding polysaccharide deacetylase family protein, whose product is MMFKTRFLQLFIGLLVVIVGFTAWQLPHTSEDTVDTWTEEAEELQTEESGEDIRQQIQEAQEEFNEPPIDAFIDDVWKGIPGYNGRVIDVSESYENMKEHDRYAEELLVFRDTVPEVSYEDLPPTPFYKANPNKPMVGFVINVAWGNEHLPTILNELNEQDVQATFFLDGSWVRDYPRIARMIKEEGHEIGNHAYSHSDMASLSTEEIRSELEETNEVIEATLNEDPQWFTPPSGSFRNEVVEIAHELGMYTVLWTVDTIDWQNPDPDAMVERVTNQIHPGATVLMHPTEPTAESIGAMIEQIRDQDLEIGTISSVMSENRMSGPQRSSEEEEDDELLFNE
- a CDS encoding polyribonucleotide nucleotidyltransferase; translated protein: MEEEQRIFSLDVGGRTMSFEIGKLAKQANGAVLVKYGDSVVLTTATGSKEPKDLPFFPLTVNYEERLYAAGKIPGGFIKREGRPSEAATLTSRLIDRPIRPLFPDGFRNDVQVISTVMSVDQDASPEMAAMVGSSLALSISDLPFAGPIAGVDIGLVDGEFVVNPTSAQTESSEMALTVAGTKEAINMVEAGANEVSEEKMLEAILFAHEEIKRIVAFQEEIVAEIGNEKMEVTLKKPDVDLETDVRHQAEGQLKEAVLVKEKHARDVAIKEVEASILANFDEEHHEDVKEILQSLLKKEFRRLITKENIRPDGRGREDIRDLSSEVQLLPRTHGSGLFTRGQTQALSVCTLGALGDVQIIDGLGEEESKRFMHHYNFPPFSVGETGPMRAPGRREIGHGALGERALERVIPDEDAFPYTIRLVSEVLESNGSSSQASICASTLAMMDAGVPIKSPVAGIAMGLVKEEEDVTVLTDIQGMEDALGDMDFKVAGTSEGVTALQMDIKIEGITREVLKEALDQARNARMQVLKSMLDVISTSRPELSAYAPKILTMHIKPDKIRDVIGPSGKMINQIIEDTGVKIDIEQDGTVYISSTDAGANEKAKKTIEDIVREVEVGQTYEGKVKRIEKFGAFVELFKGRDGLVHISQLAKERVNKVEDVVKIGDKINVKVTEIDQQGRVNLSRKVLLNEE